In Chrysiogenia bacterium, the DNA window GCCTGCGGTGCTACTCGCACCGGCCACAATGTAGTCACCGTCGATATCCACGTCGGCGCCGAGAGCACCGCTTCCACCAGCGTTGAGTCGGGTTCCCGCGTCCCAGGTATTCTCACCGGTGCGCATGAAGACGAACGCTTCATTGCCCGTCGGCGCACCCACCACCAGATAATCGCCATCGAGTGCCACTTCAGAGCCGAAGTGATCGCCCGCTCCGTAACTCACCGATGGAAGAAGCTTTACCTCGTCGCCCCATGTATCGGGTCCGGTCCGGCGGTACACATACACAGCACCTCCGTCCATCGTCGGGTTTCCCAC includes these proteins:
- a CDS encoding FG-GAP repeat protein; translation: MKTGLVLLMVLGTTASCGGEELKAFVAGLLGIEVVKLEPDDGQATDEFGISVAIDGDYAVVGARLEDGGVGNPTMDGGAVYVYRRTGPDTWGDEVKLLPSVSYGAGDHFGSEVALDGDYLVVGAPTGNEAFVFMRTGENTWDAGTRLNAGGSGALGADVDIDGDYIVAGASSTAGGGAAYVFMRTGANT